The Pecten maximus chromosome 6, xPecMax1.1, whole genome shotgun sequence DNA window TCCTAGAACTATCTTAAAACGGTCAGTCTTATTGGTTTATTGGTCGACACAtagttagtacatgtatattgtttacagagttgtcgaccaatcaaattgtcCGTTGCGCTTCCGctccacagtcgatgcatcgtccAGATGCAGACAATGGAGGTCTGGATCAATTGACACGAAgtttttatgtttaataaaattttttatgattttagtCTAGGTTTTTTAAAAACAGTGTGCTTAATTCGTCTGTCTGTGATTGGAAAACAGTACAATATATCTTTTGACTATAATTCACTTTTGAAGTCGTTTATACTAAACATTATTAAGACTTGGTTACGTGCTAAAGACGCTAATTTCACAAAGGAACTTGTGTAAGTCTACGTCACAGTCCACAGCATCCCATTGCCACGTTCCGGACCCGTTCACCGTCAGACAGAGGCCCGGACTGACTGTCGCCACCATATTGGTAAAACCCGTGGACATGAGAGCACCGGTGGTCCAAATCCAGTTACCGTTTTGTTTGTACCCGCCAATGTGGTATACATTAAAAGCGTCTAAAAGACAAAGACAATTACACATTGGATatgaaaacatacaaaataacaaaaaaactttCATACACTGATAACGTTCTTTGcttaaatgttaacatttactTCGCAAATGTCTTTGAATAGATATATCAACGAGCTGTGACATtcaaataaattccattgattATATGACCATTATGACGTCAGTTTATGTCGATAATTGACAATTAAAAATTCATAATCATATGTTTGCTTCAAAAGCTAGTGtgtaataacatatattgtTACTTGATCTTATGTGAATGTAAACAAAGTATTTTTGACTATTTCCCAGAAAAATTGC harbors:
- the LOC117330025 gene encoding uncharacterized protein LOC117330025; this encodes MYNTPATWIAAHEQCQKDGGLLFHFSTEARLNYFKSIMNAFNVYHIGGYKQNGNWIWTTGALMSTGFTNMVATVSPGLCLTVNGSGTWQWDAVDCDVDLHKFLCEISVFST